Within Sorangiineae bacterium MSr11367, the genomic segment GGCGGCGTTCGGTTCTCTCGTCACCAGCGCACTCTTGAGCAGGTACCTCCATGGATAGCCCCGCGCACGGTGGTCCCGTCGACGACGAGCTGGCCGCACTCGGTCTGCGCGCCGGCGACGTGCTCGACTTCAGCGTCAACGTCAATCCCTATGGACCATGCCCGAGCGTGGTGCGCGCCATCGCCGAGGCTCCGCTGGACCGTTACCCGGACCCTTCAGCGGCACCCACGCGCCGTGCGCTCGCAGCCCGCCTCGACGAACCCGAGGGCCGGATCATCCTCGGAAACGGCGCCGTCGATCTCCTCTGGCTCCTCGCCCGCACGTGGCTGCGCCCCGGCGACCTCGCCCTGGCCGTCGAGCCGACCTTCTCCGAAATGCAGCGTGCGGCCATGCAGGCCGGGGCACGCATCCTCGAGCACCGGACCTCCCCGTGCGACGACTTCGCCATCGACATCACCGCGCTCGATGCGCAGCTTCGCGATGCCCGCCCGCGGCTCGTTTACGTCTGCACCCCCTCCAATCCCGTGGGCGTTTTCACGCCCTTCGAGGCCCTCGAAGACCTGGCCGAGCGCCACCCGGACACCTTGTTCGTGTGCGACGTCTCGTTCCTCTCGCTCAGCACGCACCACGCCGCCGTGCGCCGTTCGCGCCGCATCGCGTGGGTCTGCTCGCTCACGAAGGATCATGCGCTGCCGGGCCTGCGCATTGGTTACGCCGCGGCCCCCGAGTCTCTGGTCGCGCGCATGGAGGCCGAGCGGCCGCCATGGTCGATCGGCGCGCCCGCGCAAGCCGCGATCCTTGCCGCCTTCGAGCCCGAGGCGCGCCGCTTCGTCGACGAGAGCCGCGTTCGGCTTCTCCAGGATCGCGCTGCGCTCGAAGCCCGGCTTCACCACCTCGACGTGCGCACGCATCCGAGCGACACCGTCTACGTGCTCGTCGATCTCGGGGGCCGCCGCCTCGCCACGCCATTGCGCCGCACCTTGCTCGAGCGGCATGCCGTCCTGGTGCGCGATGCCACCTCCTTCGGGTTGCCCGGGCACATCCGCCTGGCCGCCCGCCCGCAACCCGATGCGGAACTGCTCGTCTCCGCCCTTCGCCAAGAGCTTCGCCCATGACCGCCCGCACCCTGATGATTCAAGGAACCGCCTCCTCCGTCGGAAAGAGCATCGTCTGTGCGGCGCTCTGCCGGCTCTTTCGGCAGCGGGGCCTTCGCGTTGCGCCCTTCAAGTCGCAAAACATGGCGCTCAACGCCTTCGTCACGCCCGACGGCGGCGAAATCGGCCGCGCCCAGGCGGTGCAGGCCGAGGCCGCGCGCGTGGTGCCCACCGTGGATATGAACCCCATCCTGCTCAAGCCCGAGGGCGACGCCCGCTCGCAGGTCATCGTGCTGGGCAAGAGCATCGGCAGCTTGGGCGCCGCCGAGTACCACATGCGCAAGCCCGAGCTCCGCACGATGGTCCACGCCTCGCTCGACCGGCTGCGCGCCACGCACGACCTGGTCATCATCGAGGGCGCGGGCAGTCCGGCCGAGATCAACCTCAAGGATCGCGACATCGTGAACATGTATGTTGCACATATCGCCGAAGCGCCGGTGGTCCTGGTCGGTGACATCGACCGTGGAGGCGTCTTCGCGGCCTTCGTCGGGACCATGGAGTTGCTCGAGCCGCACGAGCGCGCCCGCGTCGGGGCGTTCCTGGTGAACAAGTTTCGCGGCGATGTGAAGCTTCTCGAGCCCGGCCTGCGCTTTCTCGAGGATCGCACCCAGGTGCCGGTGCTGGGGGTGCTGCCCTACGTGAAACAGCTTCGCGTGGCCGACGAGGACTCCGTCTCGCTGGAGGAGCGGCGCGGGCGGCCGCGGGCAGCGGCGAACCAGATCGACATTGCCGTGGTGCGCCTTCCGCGCATCTCGAACTACGACGAC encodes:
- a CDS encoding histidinol-phosphate aminotransferase family protein, which codes for MDSPAHGGPVDDELAALGLRAGDVLDFSVNVNPYGPCPSVVRAIAEAPLDRYPDPSAAPTRRALAARLDEPEGRIILGNGAVDLLWLLARTWLRPGDLALAVEPTFSEMQRAAMQAGARILEHRTSPCDDFAIDITALDAQLRDARPRLVYVCTPSNPVGVFTPFEALEDLAERHPDTLFVCDVSFLSLSTHHAAVRRSRRIAWVCSLTKDHALPGLRIGYAAAPESLVARMEAERPPWSIGAPAQAAILAAFEPEARRFVDESRVRLLQDRAALEARLHHLDVRTHPSDTVYVLVDLGGRRLATPLRRTLLERHAVLVRDATSFGLPGHIRLAARPQPDAELLVSALRQELRP
- a CDS encoding cobyric acid synthase codes for the protein MTARTLMIQGTASSVGKSIVCAALCRLFRQRGLRVAPFKSQNMALNAFVTPDGGEIGRAQAVQAEAARVVPTVDMNPILLKPEGDARSQVIVLGKSIGSLGAAEYHMRKPELRTMVHASLDRLRATHDLVIIEGAGSPAEINLKDRDIVNMYVAHIAEAPVVLVGDIDRGGVFAAFVGTMELLEPHERARVGAFLVNKFRGDVKLLEPGLRFLEDRTQVPVLGVLPYVKQLRVADEDSVSLEERRGRPRAAANQIDIAVVRLPRISNYDDFQPLEYEPDVVVRFVEHADAIEGADLVILPGTKATMADLEWLHATGFADAIAARASRALPVLGICGGCQMLGESIEDPHGVESTQQFAPGLGLLAFQTRFGPEKRTCQVRARSARASFLTDAAAAEETLFGYEIHMGRLERHAHASSSFRILARNGAEVHELDGDVSEDGTVVGTMIHGLFENASVRRTLLTHLRRAKGLSAPPPETTVGPRDEYDRLADVVRQHVNMDLLEKLVQS